The genomic region CGGTGATCCAGCAGAAGCGGAATGCGTTCCGCTCGAGGAGATCGAGTTCGGCGCCGAGGCGTGTGCGCACGAGGCCGGCGAACTTCGCCGCCGCCGCCGGTTTGTCGCAGGCGAAGAACACAGCGTCGCCGTCGCCGAGGTCGAAGGCGGCGCGGATCCGCTCCGACCGCTCCGGCTCGAGGTTCTTTGCGATCGGGCCCTTCGCCTCGCCGCCCTCGAAGATGATGTAGCCGAGCCCGCCTGCCCCCTGCTCCCGCGCCCACTCGTTCAGCTTGTCGAAGAAGCTGCGCGGCCGCCCGCCCGCGCCCGGGGCGGGGATCGCCCGTACCACCGAGCCGCCAGCGATCGCGCGCGCGAACAGCCCGAACCCGCCGCCTGCGAAGATGTCGGTAACGTCCTTGATCCGCAGCGGGTTGCGCAGGTCGGGCTTGTCGGAGCCGAACTCGAGCATCGCCTGGTCGAACGGGATGCGCGGGAAGGGCGGCGGCGTCACTGCCCGGCCGTTGCCGAACTCCTCGAACACGCCCGCGAGCACCGGTTCGATGGTCGCGAACACGTCCTCCTGGGTGACGAAACTCATCTCGAAGTCGAGCTGGTAGAACTCGCCCGGGGAACGGTCCGCCCGGGAGGCCTCGTCACGGAAGCAGGGCGCGATCTGGAAATAACGGTCGAAGCCCGCGACCATCACGAGCTGCTTGAACTGCTGCGGTGCCTGCGGCAGGGCGTAGAACTTCCCCGGGTGTAGCCGTGCCGGCACAAGGAAGTCCCGTGCGCCTTCGGGCGAGGAGGCGGTGAGGATCGGCGTCTGGAACTCGGTGAAGCCCGCCTCGATCATCCGCCGCCGTATCGAGGCGATCACTTGGGCGCGCAGCATGATGTTCCGGTGCAGCCGCTCGCGCCGGAGATCGATGAAACGGTAGGTGAGGCGAAGGTCCTCCGGATATTCGGCGTCGCCCGCCACCTGCATCGGCAGGACCTCAGCGGGAGACTGCACCACGAGCTCACGCACCCGCACCTCGACCCTGCCGGTCGGCAGCTTCTGGTTCACCGTGTCATGGCTGCGCAGAACCACCTCGCCGGTGACGGTGATGACGCTCTCGGGGCGCAGCCGCTCGGCTTCGGCGAGATGGGGGTTGCCCTGGTCGAGCACGAGCTGGGTGATGCCGTAGTGGTCACGGAGGTCGATGAACAGCAGGCCGCCATGGTCACGCTTGCGATGGACCCAGCCGGAGAGCCGAACGGTCGCGCCGGCGTCGGCCTCGCGGAGCTCACCGCAGGTATGGGTGCGATAGGGGTGCATCGTCGCTCGGGCGCTCCGGGTCTGGGGGGGTGGCGCGGAAGGAACCGGCAGGGGGCAGGACTGTCAAGCAGGGGCGGCGAGGGGCTCACCCGGCGTGGTGCGCGGCCGCACCGCCGTGTACAAGGCCGAGGATGCATCGCCCGCCCGAGCCAGGATTCCCCCCTCCCGTCCTGATCGAGACCACGGAGGCGCTCGCAGCCTTCTGCGACGCCGTGGCGGGGACGGACTTCGTCACCGTGGATACCGAGTTCATGCGCGAACGCACCTATTGGCCGGAGCTCTGCGCGGTTCAGGTCGCCGGGCCTCACTCGGTGGCGGTCATCGACGCGCAAGCCCCCGGCCTCGACCTCGCGCCGCTCTACGCACTGTTCGACGACCCCCGGACGACCAAGGTTTTCCACGCCGCGCGGCAGGACATCGAAATCTTCGTGTTGCGCACCGGGCGCGTGCCGCAGCCGCTGTTCGACACCCAGATCGCCGCCATGGTCGCCGGGTTCGGCGACCAGGTTGGCTATGACGCGCTGGTCGGCGCGCTCACCGGGGCCTCGATCGACAAGGCGTTCCGGTTCAGCGACTGGTCAGCGCGGCCACTGACGCCGCAGCAGCTTGCCTACGCCGCGGCGGACGTGACGCATCTCCGCCGCGTCTATGAGAAGCTCCGCGCCAGGCTCGAGCGCGAGGGGCGGCTCGCCTGGGTGGCGGAGGAGATGGCGGCGCTCGCCGACCCGGCCACCTATCGGATCGACCCGGACGAGGCCTGGCTTCGGCTGAAGCCTCGTTCCGGGAACCGGCGCTTCCTCGCTATGCTGCGTGCTGCCGCCGCGTGGCGTGAGCGGGAGGCGCAGCGTCTCAACATCCCCCGGCAGCGGGTGGTGAAGGACGAGACCCTGCTTGAGGTCGCGGCCCAAGCGCCGCGGGACAGGGCGGGCCTGATGCGCGCCCGGGGCTTTCCCCGCGCTCTGGCCGAGGGCCGGTCGGGGGCGGCGCTGCTTGCCGCCCTGGCCGAGGCGCAGTCTCTTCCCGAGGCGGCGCTTCCCGACGCGCAGGCGCGCGGCAACAGCGGGGCGCGGGCCAGCCCGGCGTTGGTGGCGCTCTTGAAGGTTCTGCTCCAGGCCAAGTGCGACGAGCACGACGTGGCGCAGAAGCTGATCGCCTCGGCTGACGACCTCGAGCGGCTCGCGGCCGAGGACGAGCCCGACATTCCGGCGTTACACGGCTGGCGCCGCGCGGTGTTCGGCGAGGCGGCGCTCGCGCTCAAGGCCGGCCGCGTCGCCCTCGCCGCCGAGGGCAGGCGGATCAAGCTCGTGCCGCTCGGCGGCTGAAGGACGGCGGGGCCCGTCTCAGCGTGCGGGCGGGGTGCCAACGCCTGCGGGAGCGATGGCGTTCACGACCCGGAGCGCCTGGGTGATGGCGAGGTCGAAGAAGCGGAACACGACCTCGACCGAATAGCCTGCGAGGAAGGAGAGGGCGGCGATCGAGAGGCTGATCTCGCCGACTGGTGCGTCGACCTTCGTCCCCTCCGGCTGGAAGAACAGGCCGATGCAGCCACCAGGCAGGAAGGCCATGAAGATCCGGAGCAGGGCGTGACGCCAGTCGCGCGGGTGAAGCTCGCTCGACATGATCTTCTGGTTCAGCCGCCGCACGGCATAGACGGCCCCGCCGAGCACCCCGAAGATCACGGGCAGGTAGTAGATGCCGAGGGCGCTGAGCAGCGCCCAACCGACCTGCTCGGAGGTGTAGCTTGTGTGCTGGCGTATGTCGCGCACCGAGAGGCCGGGCAGCCAGCTGATCCAGGTCCAGCTCTCGATCCGAACGAGTTCGGCCTTTTCGCCCGGGGTGGCGCTCGGCCTCTCCTCGCTCGTCACGCCCGTGGTCGCGTCGATCCAGGTCGCGAGCTCCGATTTGGCGACGTCGTGGCGGAACGCCGCGTCCTGACGCCGCGCGCAGAGAAGCCAGTGGTCTGGCCCCTCGAAGCCGCGCAACAGCCGCTCCGGTTCTCCCGACAGTCCCGGAAGCAGCGACATGCGCTCACACAGCGGCGGCAGGATCGCCATCCAGACCCCCGGGCGGGGGGTGAAGCCTTCGAGCGCTGCCCGGTCGGCTGCCGCGATCTCCTGGTCGATCGCCGCGAGAGCGGCTGCCGTGACCCGCACCTGGTCGAGAACGGTCTTTCCGGGCATCGCGTGCACAGAGACCGCGACCGCGAGCAGCACCGAGAGCACGCCGGCGAGAACGAGCGCGCCGATCGCGACACGGCTCGTCCTTGCCTGACGGCGCATCTCGGCGAACTCCGGGCGCTGCTGCAGCAGGTCGAGCTCGGGCACGCCGCGGGTGTAGAAGCCGGTGAAGGCGATCGTGTAGGCATCGGGCGGCGCGGCCACGGCATTGAGCGTGTCGCGCGCGCCGAACAGGAAGGCGACGGCGGCGGCGTCCCGCGCCACGGCTTCCGGCCCAAGCCGCTCGATCTCGGCGAGCCGGCGCAGAAACTCCTCCTTGGTCGGCGTCTCAGCCGGCGGCTTGGCGGCGAAGGTGGGGTCGGTGAAGGCCCGCTGCAGCATCGCATCGTTCCGGCTCGAGACGAAGGTCCGGGGCAG from Elioraea tepida harbors:
- the rnd gene encoding ribonuclease D, which codes for MHRPPEPGFPPPVLIETTEALAAFCDAVAGTDFVTVDTEFMRERTYWPELCAVQVAGPHSVAVIDAQAPGLDLAPLYALFDDPRTTKVFHAARQDIEIFVLRTGRVPQPLFDTQIAAMVAGFGDQVGYDALVGALTGASIDKAFRFSDWSARPLTPQQLAYAAADVTHLRRVYEKLRARLEREGRLAWVAEEMAALADPATYRIDPDEAWLRLKPRSGNRRFLAMLRAAAAWREREAQRLNIPRQRVVKDETLLEVAAQAPRDRAGLMRARGFPRALAEGRSGAALLAALAEAQSLPEAALPDAQARGNSGARASPALVALLKVLLQAKCDEHDVAQKLIASADDLERLAAEDEPDIPALHGWRRAVFGEAALALKAGRVALAAEGRRIKLVPLGG
- the aspS gene encoding aspartate--tRNA ligase, which codes for MHPYRTHTCGELREADAGATVRLSGWVHRKRDHGGLLFIDLRDHYGITQLVLDQGNPHLAEAERLRPESVITVTGEVVLRSHDTVNQKLPTGRVEVRVRELVVQSPAEVLPMQVAGDAEYPEDLRLTYRFIDLRRERLHRNIMLRAQVIASIRRRMIEAGFTEFQTPILTASSPEGARDFLVPARLHPGKFYALPQAPQQFKQLVMVAGFDRYFQIAPCFRDEASRADRSPGEFYQLDFEMSFVTQEDVFATIEPVLAGVFEEFGNGRAVTPPPFPRIPFDQAMLEFGSDKPDLRNPLRIKDVTDIFAGGGFGLFARAIAGGSVVRAIPAPGAGGRPRSFFDKLNEWAREQGAGGLGYIIFEGGEAKGPIAKNLEPERSERIRAAFDLGDGDAVFFACDKPAAAAKFAGLVRTRLGAELDLLERNAFRFCWITDFPMYERNEETGALEFSHNPFSMPQGGLEALNTMDPLEIKAFQYDIVCNGVELSSGAIRNHRPDIMLRAFEIAGYPASEVEARFGGMLNAFRYGAPPHGGSAPGIDRIVMLLADEPNIREVTLFPMNQKAEDLMLGAPAPVPPERLKELHIRLDLPTPTVAEAKRG